From Thermomicrobiales bacterium, one genomic window encodes:
- a CDS encoding NAD(P)/FAD-dependent oxidoreductase: MPIEEDQIYDIIVIGGGPVGLFAGFYGCMRGMRTKVIEALEELGGALTAIYPEKYIYDIAGFPRVLAKDYVAAAVEQAANMGCEFVVKTAVQSVTRTEDGIFVLETTTGTHYSRTIIISAGIGAFEPKRLDVPGIERFEGGGGVHYFAKRIEDFRDRDVLIVGGGDSAVDWANTLAPLARSVRLVHRSKFRAHEHAISQMEIGGVQLHYPDYAVKEVHGSDRLESVTFHHLKEGHEQTVDANELIVAIGFLADLGPLKTWGLEVQRNTIRVDPITMATNIDGVYGCGDVVTYQAKFKLIATGVAEAITAVNHCATFINPSMRLDPGHSTNIMEKRERAAV; the protein is encoded by the coding sequence GTGCCGATAGAAGAAGATCAGATTTACGACATCATCGTGATTGGTGGGGGGCCGGTCGGTCTCTTCGCCGGGTTCTATGGATGTATGCGCGGGATGCGGACCAAGGTGATCGAGGCCCTCGAAGAGCTTGGTGGTGCGCTCACGGCGATCTATCCAGAGAAGTACATCTACGACATTGCCGGGTTCCCCCGCGTCCTCGCCAAGGACTACGTGGCTGCTGCGGTCGAGCAGGCAGCCAACATGGGGTGCGAGTTCGTGGTCAAGACCGCAGTGCAGTCAGTGACGCGAACCGAGGACGGCATCTTCGTGCTGGAGACAACGACCGGAACCCATTACAGCCGGACGATCATCATTTCGGCGGGCATCGGCGCGTTCGAGCCCAAGCGCCTCGACGTTCCCGGCATCGAGCGGTTTGAGGGTGGCGGCGGCGTCCACTATTTCGCCAAGCGCATCGAGGACTTCCGCGATCGAGATGTGTTGATTGTCGGCGGCGGTGACTCTGCTGTCGACTGGGCAAACACCCTCGCGCCGCTCGCGCGCTCAGTTCGCCTCGTCCACCGATCGAAGTTCCGCGCCCACGAGCACGCGATCTCGCAGATGGAAATCGGTGGCGTGCAACTGCATTACCCCGACTACGCTGTCAAAGAGGTCCATGGTTCAGATCGTCTGGAGTCGGTGACGTTCCATCACCTCAAGGAAGGTCACGAGCAGACGGTCGATGCGAACGAGCTCATCGTCGCGATCGGCTTCCTCGCCGACCTTGGCCCGCTCAAGACCTGGGGGCTGGAGGTCCAGCGCAACACGATCCGAGTCGATCCGATCACGATGGCCACCAACATCGACGGCGTGTACGGCTGCGGTGACGTCGTGACGTATCAGGCCAAGTTCAAACTGATCGCGACCGGCGTGGCCGAAGCGATCACGGCTGTGAACCATTGCGCGACCTTTATCAACCCGTCGATGCGGCTTGATCCGGGCCATTCCACCAACATCATGGAGAAGCGCGAACGGGCAGCGGTTTAA
- a CDS encoding phosphoglycerate dehydrogenase, giving the protein MAHKVLVLSRKFREGNSEFLQEFLSRRNCEMIDAEMQYPIDQEQLCRLAADAEGIITGLEWISPRVMEAAPNLKVVSAGGVGYDHIDVEEANRRGIAVAICAGCNNHSVSELAFGMMVNLARNVLVVDQSIRDGEWFPYDRIPTDANTELWGKTIGIVGLGRVGKSTALLAKAFGMRVLAADIAWDLTFANEHGISYMSFDEVLKRSDYVTLHCPLDDHTRDLIDERAIDLMKPSAFLINTARGPIVKESALVGALASGRIAGAGLDVFQFEPHPDNPYTEFSNVVLTPHIGGTTKEAFDRALYLALVNVTNVLNGDPPHCQVNPEVTTYRELAAHRERRVIPPPSSAV; this is encoded by the coding sequence GTGGCGCACAAGGTGCTGGTCCTGTCCCGCAAGTTCCGCGAAGGGAATAGCGAGTTCCTGCAAGAGTTTCTGTCGAGGCGGAACTGCGAAATGATCGATGCGGAAATGCAGTATCCCATCGATCAGGAGCAACTGTGTCGCCTTGCCGCCGACGCAGAGGGCATTATCACCGGCCTGGAGTGGATCTCGCCGCGTGTCATGGAAGCCGCGCCGAACCTCAAGGTAGTCAGTGCCGGCGGCGTTGGCTACGATCACATTGACGTCGAAGAAGCGAATCGACGCGGCATCGCGGTCGCGATTTGCGCAGGGTGCAACAACCATTCCGTGTCTGAGCTTGCCTTCGGAATGATGGTCAATCTCGCGCGGAACGTCCTTGTTGTCGATCAATCGATCCGCGACGGCGAGTGGTTCCCTTACGATCGTATTCCGACCGACGCTAACACCGAGCTGTGGGGCAAGACGATCGGAATCGTCGGCCTCGGCCGCGTCGGCAAGTCGACGGCGCTGCTCGCCAAGGCGTTCGGTATGCGCGTGCTGGCGGCCGATATCGCGTGGGATCTGACGTTCGCCAACGAGCACGGCATCTCATACATGTCGTTCGATGAGGTGCTGAAGCGTTCTGATTACGTGACGCTGCACTGCCCGCTTGACGATCACACACGCGACCTGATCGACGAGCGCGCGATCGATCTGATGAAGCCGTCGGCGTTCCTCATCAATACGGCGCGCGGCCCGATCGTTAAGGAATCGGCGCTGGTTGGTGCGTTAGCATCAGGCAGGATCGCCGGTGCTGGGCTGGATGTCTTCCAGTTCGAGCCGCATCCGGACAACCCGTACACCGAGTTCTCCAACGTTGTGCTGACACCACATATCGGCGGGACGACGAAAGAAGCATTTGATCGGGCGCTCTACTTGGCGCTCGTCAACGTGACCAACGTCCTCAACGGCGACCCGCCGCACTGCCAGGTTAACCCGGAGGTCACGACCTATCGCGAGTTGGCCGCGCACCGTGAACGTCGCGTCATCCCACCGCCATCCTCAGCGGTGTAA
- a CDS encoding aspartate aminotransferase family protein, translating to MVQSPVGGKPKTAEEYAQSALEHVWIHSANWQELATQKGMKVFDHGNGALLYDVDGKEYIDGIAGLWVVNAGHGRAEIGQAMAEQAAKVAYVSAANYTTVPAVALAETIAEILPGDLNRLFFCSGGSEAVESAMKIAKQVQVMRGFPKRYKIIARRGSYHGMTYGAMSLTSARNETYFGPFMHGVYHVQSPNNYRPQFPGLSGEADDIACANAFEAEIEYQGPETVAAIIAEPISTANGVQVPSKAYWQRLREICDKHGVLLIADEVINGWGRSGKYFTIEHYDVVPDMVTMAKGLSSGYAPVAGVAVRDSVFDGFKEKGDVALGHLLTFGGQSVACVAALANIDIFKRENLVQQSADKGEYLKKQLEELLVHPTVGQVRGLGLMCGIEVVKNKETKEKFGKDSKFMKRVSEHFDDKGLLTRAWDTIHFAPPFVITTDEIDRMITIVDESLTAAEKEFADEIAQ from the coding sequence ATGGTACAGAGTCCGGTGGGCGGCAAACCGAAGACGGCCGAAGAGTACGCGCAGAGCGCACTTGAGCACGTCTGGATCCACTCAGCCAACTGGCAGGAGCTGGCGACCCAGAAGGGTATGAAGGTCTTCGATCACGGCAACGGCGCCCTCCTCTACGATGTCGATGGCAAGGAATATATCGACGGCATCGCCGGTCTGTGGGTGGTGAACGCGGGACACGGTCGCGCCGAGATCGGCCAGGCTATGGCCGAGCAGGCTGCGAAGGTCGCCTACGTTTCAGCCGCCAACTACACGACGGTTCCGGCTGTCGCGCTCGCAGAGACGATCGCTGAGATTTTGCCGGGTGATCTCAATCGTCTGTTCTTCTGCTCCGGTGGCTCTGAGGCCGTCGAGTCGGCGATGAAGATCGCCAAGCAGGTCCAGGTGATGCGCGGATTCCCGAAGCGCTACAAGATCATTGCCCGCCGCGGTTCGTACCACGGCATGACCTACGGCGCGATGAGCCTCACCTCGGCACGCAACGAGACCTATTTCGGTCCGTTCATGCACGGCGTGTACCATGTGCAGTCGCCGAACAACTATCGCCCGCAGTTCCCCGGCCTGTCCGGTGAGGCGGACGACATCGCCTGTGCCAACGCGTTCGAGGCCGAGATCGAATACCAGGGCCCCGAGACCGTCGCGGCGATCATTGCCGAGCCGATCTCGACCGCCAACGGTGTTCAGGTTCCGTCAAAGGCTTACTGGCAGCGGCTGCGGGAGATCTGCGACAAGCACGGTGTTCTTCTGATCGCCGACGAGGTCATCAACGGTTGGGGCCGCTCGGGCAAGTACTTCACGATCGAGCACTATGATGTCGTTCCTGACATGGTCACGATGGCCAAGGGTCTCTCGTCGGGTTATGCGCCGGTCGCTGGCGTGGCAGTTCGTGACTCGGTCTTCGACGGCTTCAAGGAGAAGGGCGATGTCGCCCTCGGTCACCTGCTGACCTTCGGTGGCCAGTCGGTTGCCTGCGTCGCAGCGCTCGCCAACATCGACATCTTTAAGCGCGAGAATCTGGTTCAGCAATCGGCTGACAAGGGCGAGTACCTGAAGAAGCAGCTTGAGGAGCTTCTCGTCCACCCGACTGTTGGTCAGGTTCGCGGACTCGGTCTGATGTGCGGCATCGAAGTTGTCAAGAACAAGGAAACCAAGGAGAAGTTCGGCAAGGACTCGAAGTTCATGAAGCGAGTCTCCGAGCACTTCGATGACAAGGGACTGCTGACCCGCGCCTGGGACACCATTCACTTCGCGCCGCCGTTCGTCATCACGACCGACGAGATTGATCGCATGATCACCATCGTCGATGAGTCGCTGACAGCGGCCGAGAAGGAATTCGCTGACGAGATCGCCCAGTAG
- the upp gene encoding uracil phosphoribosyltransferase has protein sequence MSDDTSAMGRRAQPSRESVLATGRVQINDDPLAKIHLGRLRDRATKSLEFGQAGEVLAAHTLWMALSELRLQHESVAGFDGSPIDIARPAERIAGVVILRAGMLFSAPFRSLLPDAPLYQVGIRRNEETLAPAIYTSNLPHKSGWADRVVVLDPMVATGGSTARVIAEVRRSFEGRIDVVALVTAPLGAMTVLQADDGVQIVTAALDDRLNDSGYILPGLGDAGDRLFGT, from the coding sequence ATGTCAGATGACACAAGCGCGATGGGAAGACGCGCGCAGCCATCGCGCGAAAGCGTGCTCGCGACCGGTCGAGTCCAGATAAACGACGACCCGCTGGCGAAGATACATCTCGGGCGGCTCCGCGATCGCGCGACGAAGTCCCTGGAGTTTGGCCAAGCCGGAGAGGTCCTCGCCGCGCACACGCTGTGGATGGCGCTATCCGAACTGCGGCTGCAGCACGAATCAGTGGCCGGATTTGACGGCTCGCCGATCGACATCGCTCGTCCGGCAGAGCGCATCGCTGGCGTCGTCATCCTGCGCGCCGGGATGCTCTTCTCGGCCCCATTCCGGTCACTGCTGCCGGATGCACCGCTCTACCAGGTCGGGATTCGGCGGAATGAGGAGACGCTGGCACCGGCGATCTACACGTCCAACCTGCCGCACAAGTCCGGCTGGGCCGATCGGGTCGTTGTGCTCGATCCGATGGTGGCGACTGGCGGATCGACTGCGCGAGTGATTGCCGAAGTACGGCGATCGTTTGAAGGGCGAATCGACGTAGTCGCCCTCGTCACGGCACCTCTCGGTGCAATGACCGTTCTACAAGCCGACGACGGGGTGCAGATCGTGACCGCTGCGCTCGACGACAGGCTCAACGACAGCGGCTACATTCTGCCCGGTCTCGGCGATGCGGGCGACCGATTATTCGGTACGTAG
- a CDS encoding MFS transporter, which produces MPLDTEVTDSITSQEPETLPKPHRIAALGNPQFRHFWLAITLALTGLWIRITVQGYLVYDMTSDKFLLGLVGFLSAIPVLILSPIVGVVVDRFDRRKVLFATQAFIALNLFALATLDALGILTVNHILIIATLAGAASAFDWPARLSIVPNLVTQHELQSAIALNSAAFNGARIMGPVIGGTLIAIIGTAACFYLSAFAFIPSMVVLLTLSIDRVLPSGVRTSAIRTITDGYSYIWSYPTLRSLLSVDLIPVIFGMSFFALLPALARDVYGRGSEGLGFLYAADGAGAFLGVMLVATLASLRRRGLLVIIFVFLFAVFQIIFSFAPTLAIGMMLIFGMGLVSAIYGTLADTLIQTIVHDEYRGRVMAVYSTFWGLTPIGYLQIGIVAEKWGTQRAILVNACVVLIYVLGLIKWNPEVRRLD; this is translated from the coding sequence ATGCCGCTCGACACGGAAGTTACTGATTCAATCACGAGTCAGGAGCCGGAAACTCTGCCAAAGCCTCACAGGATCGCTGCCCTCGGTAACCCGCAGTTTCGGCACTTCTGGCTCGCCATCACACTGGCACTCACCGGGCTGTGGATCCGTATCACGGTCCAGGGCTATCTTGTCTATGACATGACCAGTGACAAGTTCCTGCTGGGGCTCGTCGGCTTTCTCAGTGCTATACCGGTCCTGATTCTGTCGCCGATCGTTGGGGTCGTTGTCGATCGATTTGATCGACGCAAGGTGCTCTTTGCCACGCAGGCATTCATCGCTCTGAACCTGTTCGCGCTGGCCACGCTGGATGCGCTGGGCATTTTGACGGTCAACCACATCCTGATCATTGCGACGCTCGCAGGAGCAGCGTCGGCGTTCGACTGGCCCGCCCGCTTGTCGATCGTGCCGAATCTCGTCACGCAGCACGAACTCCAGAGTGCCATTGCGCTAAATTCTGCTGCGTTCAATGGCGCGCGAATTATGGGGCCGGTCATCGGCGGGACGCTGATCGCAATCATTGGTACTGCGGCCTGTTTCTATCTGTCGGCGTTCGCGTTCATTCCGTCAATGGTTGTCCTGCTCACGCTCAGCATCGACCGGGTGCTACCAAGCGGTGTGCGAACCTCGGCGATCCGCACGATCACCGACGGCTATTCCTATATCTGGAGCTACCCGACTCTTCGGAGCCTTTTGTCGGTCGACCTGATACCGGTCATCTTCGGCATGTCGTTCTTTGCCCTGCTGCCGGCTCTCGCCCGCGATGTGTACGGGCGCGGCTCCGAGGGCCTCGGATTTCTGTATGCTGCTGACGGAGCCGGAGCGTTCCTCGGCGTGATGCTGGTGGCGACCCTGGCGTCGCTCCGCCGTCGCGGACTGCTGGTGATTATCTTCGTCTTTCTCTTCGCCGTGTTCCAGATTATCTTCTCGTTCGCGCCGACGCTGGCCATCGGCATGATGCTGATATTCGGCATGGGTCTGGTCAGCGCGATCTACGGCACGCTGGCCGACACACTCATCCAGACAATCGTGCATGATGAGTATCGCGGCAGGGTCATGGCTGTCTACTCCACATTTTGGGGGCTCACTCCGATCGGCTATTTGCAGATCGGCATCGTCGCCGAGAAATGGGGGACGCAGCGCGCGATTCTGGTGAACGCCTGTGTCGTGCTCATCTACGTGCTCGGACTGATCAAGTGGAATCCGGAAGTCAGGCGGCTCGACTAG
- a CDS encoding amidase, translated as MSQNDICFSTAVDLARRIRERELSAVEVMQAHLAQIERVNPKVNAIVTLIDGEEALAKARDADQQLASGAEVGPLHGLPVAHKDLEETAGIRTTFGSPIFRDNVPTHDTLLIQRIKQAGALTIGKTNVPEFGAGSHSFNPVFGATLNPYDTTKTCGGSSGGAGAALACGMIPIADGSDMGGSLRNPGNFNNVVGFRGSPGRVPVVPSMSAWSNLGVKGPMARTVDDVALFLSTIAGPDPRSPISIDTPGSTFAQALDRDFKGVRIGWSPDLGGLPLDPRVREVVAGGRSVFGDIGCEIDDASPDFSGANEAFQTLRALSFAMSHAEKLKNHRDMVKDTVIWNTEKGLALTPDEINRAEVLRSQLYARIQEYLETHEFLVCVVNQVPPFDVGTEYPTVIDGVEMETYIDWMKSAYYITLTGLPAISVPCGFTSDGLPVGIQIVGRWHDDFGVLQLARAFEQATEVWKRRPPVVTAS; from the coding sequence GTGAGTCAGAACGACATCTGCTTTTCGACGGCGGTTGATCTCGCTCGTCGGATTCGGGAGCGCGAGCTATCCGCAGTCGAAGTGATGCAGGCGCATCTGGCGCAGATCGAGCGGGTGAACCCGAAGGTCAACGCGATTGTCACGTTGATCGACGGCGAGGAAGCGCTCGCCAAGGCGCGTGACGCGGATCAGCAACTTGCCTCGGGTGCTGAAGTTGGACCGCTGCATGGGCTTCCTGTCGCGCACAAGGATCTGGAGGAGACCGCTGGGATTCGCACGACCTTCGGGTCGCCGATCTTCCGCGACAACGTGCCGACGCACGATACGCTGCTCATTCAGCGCATCAAGCAAGCAGGCGCGTTGACGATCGGGAAGACGAACGTTCCCGAATTTGGCGCTGGCTCGCACTCGTTCAACCCGGTGTTTGGCGCGACGCTGAATCCGTACGACACGACGAAGACATGCGGCGGGTCGAGCGGCGGCGCAGGTGCAGCGCTCGCCTGCGGGATGATCCCGATTGCAGACGGCAGCGACATGGGCGGATCGCTGCGTAACCCCGGCAATTTCAACAATGTCGTCGGATTCCGTGGCTCGCCTGGCCGGGTGCCGGTTGTGCCCTCGATGAGCGCCTGGTCGAATCTAGGCGTCAAGGGGCCGATGGCGCGGACGGTTGACGATGTCGCGCTGTTCCTCAGCACGATTGCCGGGCCAGATCCGCGATCGCCGATCTCGATTGATACACCGGGCAGCACCTTCGCGCAGGCACTGGATCGTGACTTCAAGGGCGTACGCATTGGCTGGTCGCCCGACCTTGGCGGCCTGCCGCTCGACCCGCGTGTGCGCGAAGTCGTCGCCGGAGGCCGCAGTGTGTTTGGCGATATCGGCTGCGAGATCGATGACGCCAGCCCGGATTTCAGCGGAGCGAACGAAGCGTTCCAGACGTTACGGGCACTGAGCTTCGCGATGTCGCACGCCGAAAAGCTAAAGAACCATCGCGACATGGTCAAGGACACGGTCATCTGGAATACCGAGAAGGGCCTCGCGCTGACGCCGGACGAGATCAACCGCGCCGAAGTGCTGCGATCGCAACTCTACGCGCGTATACAGGAGTACCTGGAGACGCACGAGTTTCTGGTTTGCGTTGTCAATCAGGTGCCGCCGTTCGATGTCGGAACTGAGTATCCGACGGTGATCGACGGAGTCGAAATGGAGACGTACATCGACTGGATGAAGTCGGCGTACTACATTACGCTCACCGGGCTACCGGCGATCTCGGTTCCGTGCGGCTTCACCAGCGACGGCCTGCCTGTTGGCATCCAGATCGTCGGGCGCTGGCACGACGATTTTGGCGTGCTGCAGCTGGCCCGCGCGTTTGAGCAGGCCACTGAAGTCTGGAAGCGTCGACCGCCGGTCGTGACCGCGAGCTAA
- a CDS encoding LUD domain-containing protein, whose translation MSTAPAKPNKREFKRRVDRAVADPQLRTALQRALPEFGRRRVRAFEDQDFAARRRRVRDLKADAIARLPELVERFTQEAEAVGAIVHTAATDADARRIIGEIITQQNAKLVVKSKSMVTEEIQLNPSIEALGVNVVETDLGEWIMQLAGEHPSHLIAPAVHKTREQVAELFSKETGQDLPPDPATLVAVARERLRQAFIDADVGISGANIAIADSGTLVIVTNEGNGRLVTTLPPVHIAVLGIEKIVPSMEDATAILQVLPRSGTGQKITSYVSFMTGPSRSADIELTLTTGVHGPKEQHIILLDNGRWAAREDEDLHEALHCIRCGACSNVCPPYQIVGGHVFGHIYTGPIGLIMTAMHHGLENAAGPQSLCASCNACEMVCPAEIPIPRLILDVRERATEAFGQPTLKNFAISRWTDPASGERWAGLASRAASLVSNRNGVVKHIPLQPVLTDGRSLLAPTTKPFRKRFNAVMNQPVRELPSSQVKGATVAIFPGCMTDRITPGMAEAMVRVLRAAGCTVTFPPDQHCCGLVALNSGDRVHGREMAEQTIRMLESTKADWIVTNSTSCLGAMLQDYQHLFRHDTEWRERAAKQAARLIDVTTFIDEHAQIASSDFPPNPDAPTVTYHDACQSHNALGLGDGARRLMTDVLGLELREMEDSSVCCGFGGSFSMDYPNVSSAILAKKINNITATGAQVVVSDNPGCLMQIQGGLASRDQPIRVLHVIELLAERL comes from the coding sequence GTGAGTACCGCACCAGCGAAGCCAAATAAACGAGAGTTCAAGCGCCGAGTCGATCGCGCCGTCGCAGATCCGCAGCTCCGGACTGCCCTCCAGCGTGCGCTGCCGGAGTTCGGTCGCCGACGCGTGCGCGCGTTCGAGGATCAGGACTTTGCCGCCCGACGCCGTCGCGTTCGCGACCTCAAGGCCGACGCCATCGCCCGTCTGCCGGAGCTGGTCGAGCGCTTCACGCAAGAGGCAGAAGCCGTCGGCGCAATCGTCCATACAGCCGCCACCGATGCCGACGCGCGCCGCATCATCGGCGAGATCATCACGCAGCAGAATGCAAAGCTGGTGGTCAAGAGCAAGTCGATGGTGACTGAAGAGATCCAGCTCAATCCGTCGATCGAAGCGCTCGGCGTCAACGTCGTTGAGACGGATCTCGGCGAATGGATCATGCAGCTTGCCGGCGAGCACCCCTCGCACTTGATCGCCCCAGCCGTTCATAAGACCCGCGAGCAGGTAGCCGAGCTGTTCTCGAAGGAGACCGGTCAGGATCTGCCGCCTGATCCGGCGACACTCGTTGCCGTTGCGCGAGAGCGTTTGCGCCAGGCGTTCATTGATGCGGACGTTGGTATCTCCGGCGCAAACATCGCCATCGCCGATAGCGGCACGCTTGTCATCGTCACGAATGAGGGCAACGGCCGCCTCGTGACCACGCTGCCGCCCGTTCACATTGCCGTGCTCGGCATTGAGAAGATCGTGCCCTCAATGGAGGATGCAACGGCGATCCTGCAGGTTCTGCCGCGCTCCGGCACCGGTCAGAAGATCACAAGCTACGTCTCGTTCATGACCGGCCCGAGCCGTAGCGCCGACATCGAGCTGACGTTGACAACAGGCGTTCATGGGCCGAAAGAACAGCACATCATCTTGCTCGACAATGGACGATGGGCCGCGCGTGAGGACGAAGATCTTCACGAGGCGTTGCACTGCATTCGCTGCGGGGCATGCTCGAACGTCTGCCCGCCATATCAGATCGTCGGCGGACACGTCTTCGGGCACATCTACACGGGCCCAATCGGCCTCATCATGACAGCCATGCACCACGGACTGGAGAACGCCGCCGGCCCGCAGAGTCTGTGCGCATCCTGCAATGCCTGCGAGATGGTGTGCCCGGCGGAGATTCCAATCCCGCGTCTGATTTTGGACGTGCGTGAGCGCGCGACTGAAGCGTTCGGGCAACCGACGCTCAAGAACTTCGCGATTTCGCGCTGGACCGACCCAGCAAGTGGCGAGCGCTGGGCAGGACTGGCATCACGTGCGGCGTCGCTGGTGAGTAATCGCAACGGGGTCGTTAAGCACATCCCGCTCCAACCGGTGCTGACTGACGGACGTTCGCTGCTTGCACCGACGACCAAACCGTTTCGCAAGCGCTTCAATGCGGTGATGAACCAGCCGGTCCGAGAGCTGCCCAGTAGTCAGGTAAAGGGCGCGACAGTTGCCATCTTCCCCGGCTGCATGACTGACCGGATCACGCCGGGTATGGCCGAAGCGATGGTGCGTGTGCTGCGGGCGGCAGGTTGCACCGTCACGTTCCCACCCGATCAGCATTGCTGTGGCCTCGTGGCGCTGAATTCCGGTGACCGCGTGCATGGGCGCGAGATGGCCGAGCAGACCATCCGCATGCTTGAATCGACCAAGGCAGACTGGATCGTGACCAACAGTACAAGTTGCCTCGGGGCGATGCTACAGGACTATCAGCACCTCTTCCGGCACGACACCGAGTGGCGCGAGCGTGCCGCGAAACAGGCCGCACGCCTTATCGATGTCACGACATTTATTGATGAGCATGCGCAGATCGCCAGCAGTGACTTCCCGCCGAATCCTGACGCTCCGACCGTCACCTACCACGACGCTTGCCAGTCGCATAACGCACTTGGTCTGGGCGACGGGGCGCGCCGACTGATGACTGATGTGCTGGGCCTGGAGCTGCGCGAGATGGAGGATTCGAGCGTCTGCTGCGGATTCGGCGGCTCATTCTCGATGGACTATCCGAATGTGTCCAGCGCGATCCTGGCCAAGAAGATCAACAACATCACTGCTACCGGCGCGCAGGTTGTTGTCTCCGACAATCCGGGATGCCTCATGCAGATACAGGGCGGGCTGGCCAGTCGTGACCAGCCCATCCGGGTATTGCATGTGATCGAGCTGCTTGCCGAGCGTCTTTAG